The Verrucomicrobium spinosum DSM 4136 = JCM 18804 DNA segment GAACTCTGGAACGGCGGCAAAGCACCCTGGAAGACATGGTAAAGCCCTTCGACAACATCTACGAGGGTAAACGGGTTCTCGTTACCGGTCACACGGGGTTCAAGGGAGCGTGGATGTCCCTGTGGCTGCATGCATTGGGTGCTGAAGTCAGCGGGTATTCGCTGCCGCCAGCATCCTCCCAGTCCCTGTTCTCCCTGCTCGCGCCTGATTTGTTCAGGGAATCGGTGCTGGCGGATGTGAGGGATGGCAACTGCCTGAAGGGCGCCATCGCCCGCATACGGCCTGAGATCATCTTCCATCTTGCGGCGCAACCCCTTGTGGGGCTGTCGTACAAACAGCCACTAGACACCTTCACCACCAATGCGCTGGGCACCGCGCTGCTGCTGGAGAGTCTGAGGGATATCAAGGCGGAGTGCGCAGTGGTCGTGGTAACCAGTGACAAATGCTACCGCAACGACAACAGCGGCATCCCGTTCAAGGAGAGTGACCCGTTGGGAGGGAGTGACGTTTACTCCATGAGCAAGGCGGCCACGGAGCTCGTGGTGAGCTCCTGGCATTCGTCGTTCTTCAAGAACAACGCTGACCTGGGCGCACTGGCGACCGGACGGGCGGGCAATGTGGTGGGGGGAGGAGACTATGCTGAAGACAGAATCGTTCCTGATTTGGTGCGCTCCTACGTCTCGAAGGAAGCCCTCGTGTTGCGCAGGCCCCATGCCACCCGTCCCTGGCAACATGTGCTGGAGTCGCTAAGCGGCTACCTTTCATTGGGACAGCGTCTGTTGTCTTCACCGAACAAGGAAGAGTTGCTGAGCTTCAACTTCGGACCGGATCCGGACGCTGAGCGAAGCGTCCAGGAACTGGTCGATCAATGGGGCCAGGAATGGCCTTCTGAGTTCTCCGTCAAAACTGATTCCCAGCCGGCCTATGCCGAGGCCTACAAGCTGGGCCTGGACCACTCACTCGCCACGGCCACCCTTGGCTGGAAGCCCGTGTGGGACTTTGCCAAAACGGTGAAGAGCACTGCTGAATGGTATCGGCTCCGTCATGAAGGCAGCGCGTCCACTGAAATGATGGTGGCGTTCACCCGCTCCCAGATCGCGTCGTACGTGGCAGACGCTGCCGCAAAGAAAATTTCCTGGGCCAACTGACTTATCACAACCCCACATGTCCACACCCGTAAAGTGCCGCTCCTGCGGTTCGCAAGACCTGAAAGAGGTGATCAACCTCGGCCAGCAACCCCTGGCAAACAACCTCCTCAGCGCCCAGGATCTAAGCAAGGAGGAGCCAAAATTCCCGCTGGATGTCTGGGTCTGCCAGAAATGCTGGCTGATGCAGATCTCCCACATCATTCCTCCGGTCACGCTTTTCAGCGAGTACGTCTATTTCTCCTCGTTCTCGGACCAGATGCTCGCGCATGCGAAGCAGGCTGCGGGGCGATACACGGAAGAGTTCGGACTGGGGCAAGACAGCTTCGTTGTTGAAGTGGCCAGCAATGATGGCTACTTGCTCAAGAACTTTGTGGAAGCCAACGTCCCATGCCTGGGGTTTGAACCGGCTTCCAATGTGGCTGAGGTGGCGCGCAGCAAGGGCGTGGAGACCCGCGGGGAGTTTTTTGGGAAAGAGTCTGCTTCTGGGCTGGCGAATGAAAGAGGCGGGGCGGACCTGATCCTTGGAAACAACGTGTTCGCGCATGCTCCGGAGCCAAATGACTTCGTGGCGGGGCTAGCGGCATTGTTGAAAACTGGCGGCAGGATAGTCCTCGAATTTCCCTACGGGGTAGATATGATTGAGAAGGTCGAGTTTGACACCATCTACCACGAGCATGTCTTCTACTTCACCCTGCTGCCGCTGCTCCCGCTGTTTCACAGGCACGGGCTGGAGATCTATCACGTGGAGCACCTGCCCATCCATGGAGGGTCACTCCGAATTTTTGCCACCCAGACAGGGAAGGATGCGGTGCGTGATTCTGTCACTGCGCTCGCGGCGCGGGAGTCCGAACTGGGGGTGGACTCGCTTGCCTACTATGAGCGGTTCAGCGAACACGCAGAAAGCGTTAAAGCTGATCTGATTGCATTCCTGGATGAGCAGCGGTCGCAAGGCAAGGAGGTGGCAGCCTACGGTGCTTCTGCAAAAGGAAGCACCCTGCTGAACTTTGTGGGAACTCCTGCGGCTGACCTGGCGTTCATGGCAGACCGCAGCACCTACAAACACGGTCTTCACAGCCCCGGGCTGCACATTCAGATCGTCCCTGCGGAGGAGTTGGTCCAGCGGAAACCGGATTTTGCCATCCTCCTGGTGTGGAACTTTGCGCACGAGATCATGAAACAACAGGCGGAGTATTCCTCCCAGGGAGGCAAGTTTGTAATCCCACTGCCGCGGCTAAAGGTCATCTAGTTCACTGGGCCCGACCTGATCCCTTGATGAAAAACTCACTGTACACATGAAGCTTTTTGTGACGGGTGCCACCGGATTCATTGGGCAGTCGTTCTGTAGAATTGCTGCAGAACGCGGGCATCAGGTGCTGGGGCTTTCAAGAAATGTCCATCGGCCGTCCCAGGATTCTTGTGAGTTGATCGAGGGCTCTCTGGACAAGGTGCCATGGGGAAAGGTTCGAGCCTTTTCCCCGGATGCCTTGGTTCATCTCGCCTGGCTGGTCAAGCCAGGGACGGTGAACTCACCGGAAAATGAGGCGCTTATGGCACAGTCTGCGAAATTGTTCGAGGCCGCAGTAGGTGCAGGCGTGTCCCATATCGCCGGTACGGGAACCTGCATCGAGTACGCTCCCTCCAGTGACAGACTGGACGAGGAAACCTCCCCACTGGGTCCGGAGACAGCGTATTCACGCGCGAAGCTCGCCACCTTGGGCCATCTCAAGCGCCTGGCCTCGACAGTGCACATCAGCTGGTCCTGGTACCGTATTTTCTATGTCTATGGAGCAGGTGAGCACCCCGACCGCCTCTCCGCATCCATCCTGCAACGCCTCTCCCAGCGTCATGACGTGGTTCTGAGGACGCCTCAAAGCGTCAAGGACTACATCCATGTGGATGACGTGGCTTCCGCCATGATCTGGGGGCTGGAAAGGAATCTGAACGGGCCAATCAACATCGGCAGCGGGGAGGGGATTCGCATCGTTGACTTTGCCCGGGCCGCCGCAGCGGTTCTCGGCATTGAAGCGGATCACATCAAAGACTCACAGCCTCCCGCTGTTGACCCTTTTCCGGTAACGGTGGCTGATATCTCGAAGCTGCGCGCCTCAGGGTGGGAACCGCAAGTCACCCTCCAACAAGGCCTGCGAGGCATGGCTGCATTGCTCTGAATGTCTTATGGAACTCTTTACCGTCATTGTGCCAGTTCTGAATCGTGTGCACACGATCGCTCACACGCTGTTGTCGTGTCTGGTGCAGAACGATGAGCGTTTTCAGATCCTCGTGAGCGACAATCACAGCTCAGACGGGACCTATGAGGAGCTGGTGCGATGGGCGGCCAGAGATGCAAGAATCACGCTCATCCGTCCGCCGTGCCGCATGGGACAGGCCACTCACTGGGAGTTTGCCCTTGAGCATGTGAGGGAAGGCTATTTCATGTTTCTGGGAGGGGACGACGCCCTTCTCCCTCGCTGCATGGAGCGGGCACGTGCCTGTCTCGCGGCTCACCCCGGAGTCAAAGCCTTGCATTCCCCCATCTGTGTCACCTACTTGTACCCGGATGTGCATGGGGAACGGGCTGGGTGTTTGACGACCTGGCCGAAGGTCGGAATGGAACTCCGCGACAGCGGTGAGTGGCTGCGCCGGGTGATCGGAGGCGAGTGCGGCATCCTTGAGTTGCCCTACCCGTATGCCTTTGCCTGGTGTCACATGGATGTTTTGGACGATGTGCGAAAGAAGGGCCGCCTCATCCCATGCCGGACGCCACCCGTATTTCTCGCGTTGGCTGCCGCACGGTACAGCTCTCAATTCCTCATGGTGAGTCCTGGATTTGCTGCTCCTGGAGTCTCCCGTGAGAGCATCGGCTACAGCTGCCAGTTCCCCGGAGGGGACCGGGTGCAGGATCGCAAATTCTTTCGTGAAGATGACATCGCGGCGAAGGACATCCCGTACCATCCCAAGGTGGGAGTGTCCCGCTCTGAGCACATGCACGTGGGCGAGACCCTCTTGAGGGCAAAGGAGGCCGGGTTGCTGGATGACAGTACTAAGATAGCCTGGGACCGCCTGGTGGCTCTTGCTTACAGGGAGTTCGCAGTGGCCGACTGGTCGGTTGAGGACCGGCAGGCAAACTTTGCATCCCTCCAGATCGTGGCGCGGAACTTTGGTTGTGAAGCGATGCTGCCAGAGCTCGATGAGAAATCGAACATGGGCTCCTGGATGAAGCAACTGCCGTTCGAGCTTCCCAGGCCGCGGGCTTCTGCACGGGAGATCGTCATTGATCTCAAGCCGCTGGATGTGCAAGGCGTTCACCAAGCAGCGCGCCTGGGCGATGAAATCCTGGAAGCCCTCGTTTGTTCAAAACAGGGCTCGGTCCAAGAGATGCGATGCGATGTGAGGTCGCTGTCCTGGTGCTTCACGCAGATAGTGAAGACTGTTGCGGCAACGGATGAAGTGGCCGAGCTCCTTGAACAGTTGGAGCTGCGAACAGAGGAGTCCAAGCGACGCGCGGCGGAGAGGGACAAAGCCAAGCAGATGGTGGTGGAACTCAATGAGAGGCTCAAGAAGACCAAAATAAACGCCGCCAAACCCTCCAGAAAACTGGGAGACAGACTGAAGCGACTTTTCAGCGCCTCCTCGTGACCGCTGCGACCTGGAACATGGAAGCGCCCCAATCCCATCCTCACTACAACATCGTCATCCCGGTACTCAACCGGGTTGATACGCTTGCTGCGACCCTTCGCTCCTGCACCAGCCAGTCTGGAGATGACATCGGAATCATCGTCAGTGACAACTTGAGTGAAGATGGGTCCGGGGAAATCGCGGAAGCTTTTGCCCGTGAGGACTCACGAATCGAAGTGGTGCGGCCACCCCGTCGTCTGGGGCAGGCGAGGCATTGGGAGTTTGCCCTCAAACATGTCAGGAGGGGCTTTTTCATTCTTCTTGGTGCCGATGATGCCCTGCTGCCAGACAGTGTGTCCAGAGTACGGGCACTGACAGCGCTTTATCCGGAGGTGCAGGCCTTTCATGGGGTGTATCCCCCCATGTACACTTATCCCGAGGTGGGCAACTCCCACGCCGGGCATCTGACGCTTTCTCTCAGCCCGCTGTTGGAGACAAGATCGTCCGCAGAGTGGCTGAGGCGGCTGTTGGAAGGAGAGGGTTCCGTTCTGGATCTCCCCTTTGCTTACGGCATGGCCTGGATGAACATTTCGATCTTGCGGGGAGTAGAGGCAAAAACAGGATCTATGATCCCGTGTCGCACGCCGCCCGTCTTTCTTGCGATCATTGCCGCCCTTGCATGTGAAAAGTTTCTCTGTGTCGTCCCTGGATTTGGATGTCCCGCGGCCTCGGCCAGCAGCATCGGGATCAGTGTGCACAGCCCCTCTGGAGACCGGAGGAAGGATCAGCAGTACTTCGAGGAGACCGGCATTGAGGTCAAAGATGTCTCGTTTCATCCTTTTATAGGCCACTCTCGTTCTGAGCACATGCACGTTGCAGAGACCCTCCTGACGATGCGGGAGCACGGGCTTCTACAGCCGGAGTTGCCCGTCAGATGGGATCGCCTGGTGGCAAATGCCCACCGCGAACTGGCCGCCGGTGCCTGGACCCTTCAGGATCGGGAGGCGAACTTGGCTCACTTGATGAAGGCATCCCAGCATCTGGATTGTGAGCACATCATGAAGCTGGCGCTTGAACATCCCGATCCCTCAGCATGGCAATCGGCCCTTCCCTTTGCGCTGGCCCCCACCTACCGCCCGCCGTCGCTGCTCACTCTCGATCTGCGGCCCTTGGGCGTCAAAGACGTTTTGGGCGCTTCACAAGTCGCCGGTCTGCTCCTTGCAGATCTCCAGCCCAGTGGTGGTCCCGATCTGCCCTTCACCCCTATTGAAGATCCGGGTTTCAACCCCACCACGATCGAGGTTCTGGGCGGGATCTCCTCCGTGGCGCGCATGGTCTGCGGGCTCCAGGAGGAGCTAGCCAAACGAACGGCTGAATCAACGCGGCGGGGGGCTGAAAGGGACCGGGCGAAGTCCCAGGTACAAGCCCTGCGCAAGGAGGTGGCGGCTTTGAAGGTGAGTCTGAGTGACTCACAACGAACCCCCAAAGGCGGCTGGATCCAGCGTGTGCTGCGGAGAGGCGTTTGAACTTGTGACCTAGTGAAGACCAAGATGACCTTCTTCTCAGTTATCATCCCCACCAGCAATCGCTGCCACACCCTGGAGCAGACCATCCGCTCGTGCATGGCTCAGGATGATGAGCATCTCCGGATCGTCGTCAGCGACAACCACAGCACCGATGCCACGCGGGATGTGGTGGAGGGACTGGCAAAAAAGGATGCCCGCATCCTGTATCAACAGCCGCCTCATAGGATGTCGCTTGCCGCCCACTGGGAGTATTGCCTGATGAATCAGAGTGCGGGGCAATACGCCATGCTGCTGGGGTCAGATGATGCACTGCTGCCAGGTTGCATGAAGCGGGCTCGTGCAGCTCTTCATGAGCATCCCGGCATCGAGGTGCTTCACAGCTATCCTTGTCCAGCCTACTATTACGATGATTCCCAGTCGCCCAATGCGGGCAAGCTCTTCATGGTCCTGCGACAGGGCCATGAGATTCGTCAATCAAGTGACTGGCTTCGCCAGGTGGCCGAGGCCAGGGCCGAGATCACGCAGTTGCCGTTCCCCTATCAGCAGAGCTGGGTGAAGACGGACGTGTTTCAGCGGATCATCTCCAGAACGGGTCGGCTCATTCATTCACCCATGCCTGATTTGTTCCTCGCGGTCGCGGTGGCGGCGGTGACGGATTCATACTTGTCTGTTTACCCCGGCTTCGGGCTTGGCGGGTACTCGGCCTCAAGCAATGGGAGCGCTACCACGCAACCTCGCGGCGATCGCAAGCTGGAGGACCAGTTCTATGCCGAGAATGAAATTACACTGCACAAGAAGGTGAATTACTCGCGGTCCCTCCCCGTCTTAGTCGGTGAGGTGCTCCTACAGGCCCGGGACAAAGGACTGCTGCCATCGGACATGACCATTGCATGGGAGAAATTCATCGCCCGCGCTTGGGTGGAATGTCACTCTTGGGATTGGTCCCCGGAAGAAACGGCTGAAAACGCCGCTGCTCTTACCAGGCTGGCGGAAGCCATGGACTGCGTGGAGGTAATGCAACAGTCTCGGACCTTCAGGTCTATCTCGGACTGGGAGGCGTCCACAGAATGGCTGATCAACTGGCCACATTATCCCATTGATCTCGCCTTGGATGTTCGCCCTCTACAGATCCGTGGGGTGGATGAAGTGGCTGAGCTCGTGGAAGACATTCTCCAGTGCGCGGGCCCGGAAGGGCCCATCCCAGCCAAGGCGATTGCACGGGTGATTGACCAGCGGTTCGGGCGTTTCTCCGAGGCCCCCGACGCAGGCCAAAACAAACTGCTTCATTCTGTGGTAATAAAAAATCTCGAGTTGCAATTAGAGCTACAAGAGTCTGCCAACCTGATCACGCGACTCCGTGCCGAATCGGCCCGGCGCGCGCAGGAGAGGGACAAGGCCAAAGCGAAGAGCAGAGAATACCGTGAACAGATCGACCGCATGCGGAAGGAAAAGGTAAAATAGGCACTCAACGACTCCCCTCCAATGTCCATGTTTACTGTTGTGATACCCACCCTGGACCGGGCCGAGACCTTGGCCCACACCCTGAAATCCTGCACGATTCAAGGAGGCGATGACTTTGAGGTTCTGGTGAGTGACAACTTGAGCGTGGATAACACTGCGGAGGTGCTTGCTCATTTTCAGAAGTTAGAGCCGAGGTTGAGGGTTGTCCGTCCGCGCCGTCGGCTGGGTCAGGCCACTCACTGGGAGTTTGCCCTTGGCCATGCCCAACCCGGCTTCGTGATGGTGCTGGGGGCGGACGATGCCCTGTTGCCGCATTGCATGGAGCGCGCGAGGAAAGCGCTGGAACGATTCCCTGACGCGAAGGTCCTCTCCAGTACCGCAGGCATCCTCTACTTCTACCCCAATGCGGGTGGCAAAGAGTCCGGACAGCTCAACTTAATTGATCAAGGGGAGCGCATGGAAGTCAGGAGTTCTCGAGAAGGGCTCTCGAAGCTCCTCAATGCGGACTGCCGGGTGACGGATCTGCCTTATCCCTATGGCTGTGCCTGGATGCACACCAGCCTTCTGGATCGAGTGCGCTCCCAAACCGGGCGTCTGATACCGTGTCGGACGCCACCTGTCTTCCTCACACTAGCCTGCCTTGCCTACACGGATGACTACGTGCATGTGGATCCGGGCTTCGCCTGTCCCGGTGTGTCAGCCAAGAGCATTGGGTACAGCGCCCAACATGCTCACGGGGATCGGGAGCGTGACAAGGAGTTCTTTGAAGAGAGCAATATTGAGGAGAAAGACATCGCCTTTCATCCCCTGGTGGGCGACTCGCGTGCAGAACACATCCACGTTGCAGAGACCCTCCTGATGGCCCAGGAAGCAGGGGTGCTTCCCCGTGAGCCAGCCATTCCCTGGACCAAGTTTATTGCGCTTGCCTACCGGGATTTTCAACGTGGAGAGTGGAGTGAAAGGGATCAGAAGTCGAATCTGGAATCACTGCAACGGGTCAGCAAGAACATGGGGTGTGGCGACATCATTGAGAGGGCTCTGGAACTAGGCGACATCTCTCGTTGGAAGCAGACCTTGGGATTTACCCTGCTGGAGTTCACCATTGACGGGGCGAGCGTCCAGATGGATACCACTCCCATGAAATTGGAGGGCGTGCATGAAGCCGCTCACCTGGCGGACACACTTCTCCAGGCGCGGGTAGAGAGTATCAACGGACGGGCGATTTCTACCATGAATCTTCCTGCTGAATACTTCCTCCGCTGGCTTCTCAGTTCACTGGATGGGAACCGAACACTACGGGCTCAGTACAATACGCGGTGTGTCGAATCAGACCGGCGCGCCGCAGAAAGGGAGCGTGCAAAGGCGCTGCTGGCGGAGGCGAAATCACAGATCCGTGAATTGAGGACCTCCAGGCCGGTCCGGGCAAAGAGCTTGGCAAGCCGTCTCTTTCGCAGATTCAGGATGCGCAAACCGTCGAGTGAGGGGGACGCCATTTAAAGGGGCCCCGGCTGCATCTGCCTGAATACCATGACCAGCTTCGACGAGAAACCTGAGCAGGTGGAGAGATCTGCCTTTCTCTTCACGGTGGTCATTCCCACCTTGAACAGGTGCGAGACGCTAAAGGACACCTTGGAGTCATGCGTTCGTGAGGCGGATCAAGGACTACGCATCCTGGTGAGCGACAATTTAAGTGATGACCGGACGCAGGAGCTCGTCCGCGAATTCGCACAGAGGGATCCACGAGTGAGCTGTGTCCAACCGCCTTCACGTCTGGGGGTGTCGCGGCATTGGGAGTTCGCCATCACCCAGGTTCAAGAGGGTTTCGTGATGGTGCTGGGCTCGGACGACGCGTTGTTGCCCAGCGCCGTATCTCGCGCGCGCAAGCTGTTGGAGGATCATCCCGGAGTGCTCGTTCTTCACGGTGAGCCAGCGGGCGTCTATGTTTATCCCAGTTTTGAAAACGGAATGGGCGACCGCCTGGTCGTTACTTTGGACTCAGTGGGTGCCGGGAGGCTGCGCCGCTCGGAAGAGTGGCTGCGTAGAGCGGCCCGCGCAGAGTGCGATGTGGTGGACCTTCCTGTCGTCTATCAGCACTCTTTCGTGCATGTGAGCGTGCTCCAGAAGATCATCGCCGTCTCCGGTGGCTTGATCCATTCCGTGTTTCCAGATTATTTCCTGGCGGTTGCCGTCGCCACGCAGGTGGATTCCTATCTGCACTGTGCCCCCGGCTTTTCGTTGCCGGGAACTTCCGGTTTGAGTTTGGGTGCAGCGGGATTTCATCCCGGTGGCAATCGGGAACTGGAAAGAGCTTTTAAGGCTGATGCAGAGATTCCATACCATCCTGCGGTAGGGGAAGTCAGGTCCGTGCATATTGCGATGGGAGAGACCCTGCTCCGGATCAGTGAATGTGGTCTCCTGAAAGATGCCCCGCCCATTGCCTGGGACCGAATGGTGGCCAAGGCGATGATGCAGTTTCACACGGAAGGCTGGGGCGATGCCGAGAAGGAGCACAACGTGAAGACCCTTCAAGACCTCGCCCACAGTCTAGGTTGTGCTCACATCCTCCCTCAGGACGATTCGAGTGCTGGACTGGTGGCATGGTCGAAGCAGTTGGGCTTCGCCTTGAGCCCACCAGTCGCCACCACAGGTTGTGAACTCAATGGTCAGTCACTGGGGATCAAGGGCGTGGATCAAGCCGCCATGGTTGCGGAAGAAATGATGATGCTTTGTCAGGATCCCGCCTCCAAAGAGGGAAGCACCTGCCAGAATGTGCTGGCGCATTCATTGCTCACCCAGGTGCAGGGTTTGCGAAAGCTTGCCGGGGGACTTGCCATAGAAGTGCAGAGCTTGCGCGATGAATCCCGACGGCGGGGCCAGGAACGGGATCGTGCCAAACTGGAACTGGCCCGGTTGAAGGAAAAAACTAAAAATCGCCAAGGTGCAAAAGTAAAGCGCCAGCCGGAGGTGAGGTCCAGAGTGCA contains these protein-coding regions:
- a CDS encoding glycosyltransferase family 2 protein, which encodes MTSFDEKPEQVERSAFLFTVVIPTLNRCETLKDTLESCVREADQGLRILVSDNLSDDRTQELVREFAQRDPRVSCVQPPSRLGVSRHWEFAITQVQEGFVMVLGSDDALLPSAVSRARKLLEDHPGVLVLHGEPAGVYVYPSFENGMGDRLVVTLDSVGAGRLRRSEEWLRRAARAECDVVDLPVVYQHSFVHVSVLQKIIAVSGGLIHSVFPDYFLAVAVATQVDSYLHCAPGFSLPGTSGLSLGAAGFHPGGNRELERAFKADAEIPYHPAVGEVRSVHIAMGETLLRISECGLLKDAPPIAWDRMVAKAMMQFHTEGWGDAEKEHNVKTLQDLAHSLGCAHILPQDDSSAGLVAWSKQLGFALSPPVATTGCELNGQSLGIKGVDQAAMVAEEMMMLCQDPASKEGSTCQNVLAHSLLTQVQGLRKLAGGLAIEVQSLRDESRRRGQERDRAKLELARLKEKTKNRQGAKVKRQPEVRSRVQSFFHLILAKFR
- a CDS encoding class I SAM-dependent methyltransferase encodes the protein MSTPVKCRSCGSQDLKEVINLGQQPLANNLLSAQDLSKEEPKFPLDVWVCQKCWLMQISHIIPPVTLFSEYVYFSSFSDQMLAHAKQAAGRYTEEFGLGQDSFVVEVASNDGYLLKNFVEANVPCLGFEPASNVAEVARSKGVETRGEFFGKESASGLANERGGADLILGNNVFAHAPEPNDFVAGLAALLKTGGRIVLEFPYGVDMIEKVEFDTIYHEHVFYFTLLPLLPLFHRHGLEIYHVEHLPIHGGSLRIFATQTGKDAVRDSVTALAARESELGVDSLAYYERFSEHAESVKADLIAFLDEQRSQGKEVAAYGASAKGSTLLNFVGTPAADLAFMADRSTYKHGLHSPGLHIQIVPAEELVQRKPDFAILLVWNFAHEIMKQQAEYSSQGGKFVIPLPRLKVI
- a CDS encoding glycosyltransferase family A protein, which translates into the protein MSMFTVVIPTLDRAETLAHTLKSCTIQGGDDFEVLVSDNLSVDNTAEVLAHFQKLEPRLRVVRPRRRLGQATHWEFALGHAQPGFVMVLGADDALLPHCMERARKALERFPDAKVLSSTAGILYFYPNAGGKESGQLNLIDQGERMEVRSSREGLSKLLNADCRVTDLPYPYGCAWMHTSLLDRVRSQTGRLIPCRTPPVFLTLACLAYTDDYVHVDPGFACPGVSAKSIGYSAQHAHGDRERDKEFFEESNIEEKDIAFHPLVGDSRAEHIHVAETLLMAQEAGVLPREPAIPWTKFIALAYRDFQRGEWSERDQKSNLESLQRVSKNMGCGDIIERALELGDISRWKQTLGFTLLEFTIDGASVQMDTTPMKLEGVHEAAHLADTLLQARVESINGRAISTMNLPAEYFLRWLLSSLDGNRTLRAQYNTRCVESDRRAAERERAKALLAEAKSQIRELRTSRPVRAKSLASRLFRRFRMRKPSSEGDAI
- a CDS encoding glycosyltransferase family 2 protein, yielding MEAPQSHPHYNIVIPVLNRVDTLAATLRSCTSQSGDDIGIIVSDNLSEDGSGEIAEAFAREDSRIEVVRPPRRLGQARHWEFALKHVRRGFFILLGADDALLPDSVSRVRALTALYPEVQAFHGVYPPMYTYPEVGNSHAGHLTLSLSPLLETRSSAEWLRRLLEGEGSVLDLPFAYGMAWMNISILRGVEAKTGSMIPCRTPPVFLAIIAALACEKFLCVVPGFGCPAASASSIGISVHSPSGDRRKDQQYFEETGIEVKDVSFHPFIGHSRSEHMHVAETLLTMREHGLLQPELPVRWDRLVANAHRELAAGAWTLQDREANLAHLMKASQHLDCEHIMKLALEHPDPSAWQSALPFALAPTYRPPSLLTLDLRPLGVKDVLGASQVAGLLLADLQPSGGPDLPFTPIEDPGFNPTTIEVLGGISSVARMVCGLQEELAKRTAESTRRGAERDRAKSQVQALRKEVAALKVSLSDSQRTPKGGWIQRVLRRGV
- a CDS encoding glycosyltransferase family 2 protein, encoding MTFFSVIIPTSNRCHTLEQTIRSCMAQDDEHLRIVVSDNHSTDATRDVVEGLAKKDARILYQQPPHRMSLAAHWEYCLMNQSAGQYAMLLGSDDALLPGCMKRARAALHEHPGIEVLHSYPCPAYYYDDSQSPNAGKLFMVLRQGHEIRQSSDWLRQVAEARAEITQLPFPYQQSWVKTDVFQRIISRTGRLIHSPMPDLFLAVAVAAVTDSYLSVYPGFGLGGYSASSNGSATTQPRGDRKLEDQFYAENEITLHKKVNYSRSLPVLVGEVLLQARDKGLLPSDMTIAWEKFIARAWVECHSWDWSPEETAENAAALTRLAEAMDCVEVMQQSRTFRSISDWEASTEWLINWPHYPIDLALDVRPLQIRGVDEVAELVEDILQCAGPEGPIPAKAIARVIDQRFGRFSEAPDAGQNKLLHSVVIKNLELQLELQESANLITRLRAESARRAQERDKAKAKSREYREQIDRMRKEKVK
- a CDS encoding glycosyltransferase family 2 protein, coding for MELFTVIVPVLNRVHTIAHTLLSCLVQNDERFQILVSDNHSSDGTYEELVRWAARDARITLIRPPCRMGQATHWEFALEHVREGYFMFLGGDDALLPRCMERARACLAAHPGVKALHSPICVTYLYPDVHGERAGCLTTWPKVGMELRDSGEWLRRVIGGECGILELPYPYAFAWCHMDVLDDVRKKGRLIPCRTPPVFLALAAARYSSQFLMVSPGFAAPGVSRESIGYSCQFPGGDRVQDRKFFREDDIAAKDIPYHPKVGVSRSEHMHVGETLLRAKEAGLLDDSTKIAWDRLVALAYREFAVADWSVEDRQANFASLQIVARNFGCEAMLPELDEKSNMGSWMKQLPFELPRPRASAREIVIDLKPLDVQGVHQAARLGDEILEALVCSKQGSVQEMRCDVRSLSWCFTQIVKTVAATDEVAELLEQLELRTEESKRRAAERDKAKQMVVELNERLKKTKINAAKPSRKLGDRLKRLFSASS
- a CDS encoding NAD-dependent epimerase/dehydratase family protein, whose protein sequence is MKLFVTGATGFIGQSFCRIAAERGHQVLGLSRNVHRPSQDSCELIEGSLDKVPWGKVRAFSPDALVHLAWLVKPGTVNSPENEALMAQSAKLFEAAVGAGVSHIAGTGTCIEYAPSSDRLDEETSPLGPETAYSRAKLATLGHLKRLASTVHISWSWYRIFYVYGAGEHPDRLSASILQRLSQRHDVVLRTPQSVKDYIHVDDVASAMIWGLERNLNGPINIGSGEGIRIVDFARAAAAVLGIEADHIKDSQPPAVDPFPVTVADISKLRASGWEPQVTLQQGLRGMAALL
- the rfbG gene encoding CDP-glucose 4,6-dehydratase, which codes for MVKPFDNIYEGKRVLVTGHTGFKGAWMSLWLHALGAEVSGYSLPPASSQSLFSLLAPDLFRESVLADVRDGNCLKGAIARIRPEIIFHLAAQPLVGLSYKQPLDTFTTNALGTALLLESLRDIKAECAVVVVTSDKCYRNDNSGIPFKESDPLGGSDVYSMSKAATELVVSSWHSSFFKNNADLGALATGRAGNVVGGGDYAEDRIVPDLVRSYVSKEALVLRRPHATRPWQHVLESLSGYLSLGQRLLSSPNKEELLSFNFGPDPDAERSVQELVDQWGQEWPSEFSVKTDSQPAYAEAYKLGLDHSLATATLGWKPVWDFAKTVKSTAEWYRLRHEGSASTEMMVAFTRSQIASYVADAAAKKISWAN